A window of Quercus robur chromosome 12, dhQueRobu3.1, whole genome shotgun sequence genomic DNA:
GTGGTTCCTCTTCTTGAATGTCGTTAGCGGTTGCCATTGAGCGGGTGAGCACCATGCAACTTTTGTCCGGGAAGCGGTAATATGACTTTACACTACAcgttccccacagacggcgccagaATGTGAGCCTCCCTTCCCTCGTAGATACGGGTCCGCCACCTATTATCGCAGAGATGCAGacgatgaaggaacaaatggaagttatgatgaacgctctcaagagacgagtgtccagcgatcttgacgacctCGTTAACCGAACTGACTCACTGTTCACTGCGCCCATCAACTCCTTCCCTCTGCCAAGTAAGTTCCACATGCCACAGATAGATAGTTATGACGGAGTTAGGGATCCTCTAGACCACCTAGAAACCTTTAAAACCCTGATGCATCTTCAAGGAGTAGCATACgcgatcatgtgtagggccttccccaTGACGCTGAAGGGTgcggcaagaatttggttcagccggtTGACACGCAACTCCATtagcaccttcaaggagttaaGCGCTCAATTTACTGCACACTTtatcggaggacatcggtacaaaaagtctacggcttgcttgatgagtatcaAGCAGCGAGAGGAGGAAACGTTAAGGGCTTACATATCCCGCTTCAATAAGGAGGTACtttcgatcgacgaagccgacgataaGATACTTGTCGCATCATTCACGAATGGGCTGAAGAaaggtaagtttttgttcttcTTGTACAAAAACGACTTGAAGACCATGTTGGAAGTGTTTTATAaggccaccaagtatatgaacacCGAGGACGCGCTGTTGGCCCGagaagagaggcccaagaaaagagaaaggcaagAAAACACTCGGCAGGACCAAGGCCGGAAGAAGGCAAGGACGGGAGACCGAAGGGATGAGAGACACCCTAAGCCCCTAGGGGGAAGATTCACAAGCTTCACTCCGTTGAccgccccgatagatcaagttctaatgcaaatcaaggacgaggaGGCTCTGACGTTCCCttgaaagctgaagagtgatcccaacaaacgtTCTAGGGATAAGTATTGCCCCTTCCActgtgaccatggtcacgataTGGCCGATTGCTATGACCTGAAGCAGCAGATCGAGGccccttatcagacaaggaaaactGCAGAAgttcgttagcaaggagaaaACAGATCCACCCCCACAAGACCAACACCCCCGACGGGATAATGAGCGGCCGAGACCCCCGATAGGGGACATAAGAATGACCGTAGGAGGAATAGCTGCCGTCGGGTCATCTAAAAAGGCCTGCAAAACCTACATTCGGATGGCATAAAATGTTCAGCTGACGGGAGCCGTGCCAAAGATAGTGCGAagagaaggccccattatcgggttctcagAAGGGGATGCGCGAcaccttcaccatccacatgacgatgTGCTCGTCGTCAGCTTACGGGTAGaagactacaacatgcacctggtgttggtcgacaacggcagtTTAGCAGATATTCTATACTACCCGGCGTTCCAGtagatgaggatcgacagggaACGATTGATTCCGACAAATGCCCCGCTTGTGGGTTTTGGAGGGAGCCGGGTATTCCCCCTGGGCACGGTCACATTGTCCGTAGTGGTAGACGATTACCCCCAGCAGataaccaaggtacgcataatttaccctctctagcactctagagttgtgagaatagttctgacttgaccttcggagggtatttgactggtaccacaccggtgctctctgctaggtCCTTTCATTTTGCTGTGCAGGTGCTGTTTGGAGCGCGCGAGGACCGTGTGGCTTACTCgtgatattttcggcatcatcaaaatcaattataataattcttatatataccttacagttaaagaaaaaaaaatctctcttatttttctttgctctcacaCATACAAATCATCTTTCTCAAAAGTAGCAAtcctttttctctattctttttctttttcactgtGCGgcacttttctcttttcttttcttcttttcactaTGCGGCATACCAATTCAGCACaaacaatatttatatataacctAGCCTCACATCACAATCCCAAATCCCAATACCAATACGAGTCAAATAAGGAGTCTTTCAACCAATAGCCACGGACTCTTATTTCAAACAGGATTAGTTCTTTTGCTTTCCTAGGAGTTCACTGACTCCTAATTCTACTTGAAGTAGAATTCTTGATACAAACCCATTGAATGGGCTATCACGTGGGCTGGACCCACAACAGATTGCACCATTTTGAAGTAAGGCCTTATAATCCACAATTAAGGAAACCTGACCCTAAGACTCTGAATGGATATTTTGTAGGCTATTGCATTGCTTCAAGGGCATCTAGATTCTATCGACCTTTCATCTAAATAGATTTGggttgcctctctctctctctctctcttgcttttaaaaaaaagtttgacatcatttttaataagaatatataagtaaatttatacaaactttattttttatcttccgATTTTTATCTCAAGCAAATAAAAACGTTTTCTATCTTTTAACTTTTCTACCTTACCAACTAAATAGAAACAAGGAAAATTAAAACCTCTTCTATCCTCTTTCCATTTTCTATTCTCCCAACTAAATGGACCTTAAGGGCCTCAACCTTTAAGGCCTATAGTGATTGACAATCTCTTGCCCCCTTTTTGTCCAAGGCTAATAGGCCCTAATTGAGTTATGCCTCAAGAATCTCCGTCTGGATGCAAGAAGGGAATTAGAAAGATTGGGAAATTAAGAAGATCTAAACTAAGCAGGAGAGATGTGTTAAGTGACATATCTGGGGAAAGAAAATAGGACTAGGCCAATTTCCTACCCCTAGGATCGGCGGGAATAACTAGTGATCCCCCCTCCCCCATGTTCTCCCTTCCTTGGGATTTCACTCTATTCCCCTATAAATACTACTCTCAAAATGGGAAGAGGGGTGTGTgaaactagagagagagagagctttgcTTGGTTCTAATTTCTGCCCACCACATGCAATTTCCATAGGACTCACCACATTTCTGCCATTGATCATGATCTTCAATATTAATTCAAGCTTGCGAGTCCTGCTCCTTCCCCCTAAAATAGTTTACTCCAGTCAAGGTTTGGCTTATTTTTGGGCTGGGCCTGAGAAGATAATAGCCCGAGTCCAATAGCTCCTACCTAACTTGTGGGCCATTCCTCATCAAAACTTCTATAGTCCCCTACTGCATTTTGACTCACAAATCACATCCTTTTGATCCTTCAACGTTACCCTAAGCAGTCACATGAACCTAGGCCTTTAAGGATGAAATAATCTAGAGGCCGAGAGAGGTAAATTGAAAACTAGCAAactacatccaaaaaaaaaaaagcagctcTGGCTTTTGAAACAAATCCTTTAGTAATTCTAACACtaaaatcctagaaaaatgAGGAAATTCTTGAGAAATCACAAAGAAATGCCTAAGAATCGCAAGAACTCCCGTGGTGCACAAATGCCCATAACGTTGGTTCAACCGAAACTCCATTTTTGTGAATAAATAAACTCCAAACTTTGTAGGAAAATTCTAAAGATAATGTACAGATTTTATTCTATAtagaaattacaaattaatgaGGTAATGAATATAATGGTTGAATTTCAATAACAtctttaaattactttttttgtgattggtaagTGGTAACACATCAATTAGTAGAGGTTAGATAGTGAAATCAATAACATCTTTAACATCACTCAACtttatttaaattacttttttttaattggtaagtgGTAACACATCAATTAGTAGAGGTTAGATAGTAAAATCTATAACATCTTTAACATCACTCAACTTTGTATCATGTCttgaaaaagaagataaaaactaaaagttaacttattttttaaaaagtgaaagTTACAGAGTATTTGAAAATGTACAGCAAATAGCAATAGCAATTAACGAGTCATGCTTATGCAAGCTCTCGTACGTGCCTTTAATAAATACTCCACAGACACTACCAATCACAAGAGCATAACATCACTCAACTTTGTATCATGTCttgaaaaagaagataaaaactaaaagttaacttattttttaaacagtgAAAGTTAAAGAGTATTTGAAAATGTACAGCAAATAGCAATAGCAATTAACGAGTCATGCTTATGCAAGCTCTCGTACGTGCCTTTATTAAATACTCCACAGACACTACCAATCACAAGAGCAAGCAAAAAATCGTACCCAGGTGACCAAAAATGAaagcatttcaaaaaattgtcaGGAAAGGGAGTAACATCAATTCAAACACACGagtgacagagagagagagagagagagagagggagagagaaataacaaaCAATTAATGAGtaaaacaattgaaaaagatAGCATTGAattcatcaaaaacaaaaaaggcctACAGACAAGAAGAAGTCAATACCCGAACCACCACCCTTGCTGACTGGTGAGGAccatcttgtattttttttaagcccTAACCAGAAATCAAGGGTTATAGCTGGTGCGCTCTTGACTCCCCCTCTGGCCTTTACCATCAACACATatagtttttgacttttttttcccACTCCCACATTGATTAATGTTGCACTACAGATCTCTCTTATCATCATAACTCCCAACTCCCCCCCACCCCACCTAACAATTAAGTCCAAAACCTACTTCACctatttttatttcacatttCTACCCCTTGCGTTCCCactgaattatccaaaaaagataGATGAATAGTTGAGTACCCTTGGGAACTTAAGAGCTATTGAGATGCTATTGCTTGGGTGATGGAGCAATTGCAGTCTCAGTGCAAGAGCCTACAACACTAACATTGTCAGGGCAGCTTGTGGTGGTACTACTACTAAGAGCAGCATTAATTTGATGCACCGTGTTACACAAGTGGTTGTTGATGGCGGTCACGCTAGAGAGGTTGAGCTTTGCTGATGGGATTGTGCTTGCAACAACTTGGAGTACCACTGTGAGTAGACAGCCTGCAGGAGAAGAAGTAGTAGATGCATTCCCTTCTTCGGATGATGGCATTGGGTTGCCATCACCAGAAGCGGTATTAGTGATGTCAGTGGTGGGCTCAAATGGAATTATGACGAACCCAATTGGTAGGAGCGGAATGCAGGAGGGGTCCTCGCTACTCATTGCGAGCTGGATGGAGTCCACGTCGACAGTCGTGTACACAACAAGGCTGCCGGACTGGTCAGTGCAGCTCTCTTGCAGCATTAGCTCTACATGCTGGGATGAGTTGCTGGCTACCTGCATGCATGCAGATAAAGATTCGCAGCTTAATACCTTAAATCATTTTCGGTATTACGGAGATggggcaaaaagaaaaacaaaaatgaaagcaTGTAGTATGAATCAATAATGTGACATATATTTTGCAACAATAGTGAAATCCTTACACCTATAGGCACCTAATCGTTGAATTTCCATCTTGGAAAATTGGAATAGGGGAAGTTGATTGCAGCAGCATTGATGTAATTTGGTTGTATTTAGTTTAAAATGCAACGAATTTCCTAAATTGATTTAGTTGGAGTTCCCTTGACTTACATTTTATGTGTTCTTAAAGCTTCAAGCACTATGGTAATGAGGTTTGATTCTCTCCTCTAGAGGAGAGAATCAAACCTCATTACCATAGTCAAATCCAAATGCAAACTGAAATAATTTTGTTGGAAAtagttgaagaaaaataatcagTTACCAAATATACTTTGGTGGCTAAATTATGTCACATACAAATTAATAATGTTGATAAATAGGAGGATAATATAAAACAAGAAGCTTATGCACAGAATTCATTTTGACAGACataattagttttaaaaaatattgctttttgtttttattttttattttttatcttagtttgtttgtaaataatttaatttttagtttattttttgagaataaactagtttttaactttttgttacatatttaatataaaattttcaaaaaaattatatcttttgataaacactatgcaaataagttactaaaaataagcaaaatctaaacaaactaataattttgatattttagaTTATGAATCTAAATCAAATGTTTATTTAGAAAGGCATATTTTCACTATAACAGTATAATTATATAGGTATAAAGACACCACATTAAAGCTTTTTTAgggttttgcattttaattttctcaaaacattttgCAATTCAATTTGACTATTTTACTTAGACTTGACTAGAGttacttattttgagttttgaagttTTGGCCATTTGTCTAAACTTGAAATACAGCTCAAATGGAGTATGAGGGCTTGGGTTTAGGATAAGTTTGGTAGTACGGAAAATGAGAATGAAAACCCAATAAaatcgagaaaaaaaaaaaaaaaaaaaggagatagaGGCATCTTGTGACTTgttagggtttgggtttgggttttggtttttctggtttttttttttttaataacttttaataggtgaaaaaaaataaataaagatgcTACCCATTAATACTTATTTAATTGGTTACCAATTTAACTCTTTACCTATTTAACCCAAATCTTAGTAAAAATTCACTTAAAATAAGTCGGTCATGGGCGGATTAATGAGTTTTGGGTAAAACTTGCCACTTTCATTTGTAGCTTGTAAGCGTGATAGAACAATAATCATagttataagaagaaaaaaaaaaatgcttacatTGATGCGAAGAAGAGAAATGCAATTTCCTGGATGAGAGCCGTTTGCAATGTGAGCCACCTCATGTAACGAATTCCCATTAGAGAGTACCTCAAGCTGCATAATACAGTGAATAATTCATCTTCCAGAACAAGCTAGTTTGAATTTATATTGGtgtataaaacaataaaagagtTGCAGTTTGTAaggcttgttgttgttgtaaagATATAACCTGAGATCTACGGCGTTCATCTCTCAAGAGATCAAAGACATGGCCATGAGGGTATGGCAGCCAAGTAGTGGACACAGCACAGAGTATGAGACCACTTGGTTGGCCAGGCTCTGAGATTTTCCTTGTAGTAATTCTAACAGTGTCATCAGGGGAATCTGATAAAGCCGTCCACATCAGACCACTGGAGCTGCTGATGTTAACGCAGAATGTTCTTATCATTCTTTGGGCCAATCTCATCAAGTTCCTTCGTGCTTCTGGAGAGGGTAGAACTGCACGTAGATTGAACCATAAAATACGTTGAATTAGATAATCAAAAGTTAGAAGAGTGAATAAGATTCTAAAATAATAGATCAAaagttaaaagaattattatcaGACACATTGCACACATACGgagacaaatagaaaaaaaaaattaacctttGTATAATCTTATGGACAATGATACTAATGTGGAGATTTATGTAGATATTTTTGTATCAATTATGAATACTGATGTATAACCGTGGATATAAACAAGTGTAAAAATTATTTCTGCCTTGTAAGATCCTGTATGTAAGGATGAAAAATGCATGGTTCTAATGATTGAAATGACACAtccattttgtttttgtcaACTCATTCTATTCACCTGTATGAACATATGTTCAAGTTGCATTGATTATTTGAATAAGTTGATTAAAAAAAGGACGCAATTGTGGAATATAATAACATTCACGTATGCAGGCGAATAAAATGTCATACCTGCACACATAAATCATTGAAGCGGAAGCATTATTAGAAGAGTAAGACTATACGTGTGTTTAGCATAAgcttattttaactttttgctGATTGCTTTTTGttaaagtgtgttaaaatataattgtattttgaaatataaaaaatgtgaggtttaaaaaatttgtacatAAAAGCATAAAGctaaaaattaaccaaataagtaaaaaacaaacaaacaatatatgacaaattttacttcattaattagttttacaaacttttttttaatataggtaCATCAGCCTACAAACTTGTTACTAATTACTTAAAAAgttattcaaatatttatttattattgaatcaaatttgtcatttcaatttataaatcttttgtagtaaaattagtaattctttttagcatatttcatttaaaaaaacagCATAAGCCATctattttcagtttcttttttttctttttttttgcatgcAAACCTACCGTATgctttttttgtagtgtttttaaactttaacaaaatcacattacttaagaaaaattcattattgCAATAACATGTTATGATTGTCCTAATAAAAGTATTGAATAAAATTGTGACGTTGATTCAATCACATCTTGTTAtgtcaacaattgtgaaatATGTTATTCCTAACATTACTTTGttatatttatatgattataACATACTTGCTTTCTTGATGCAcctggagagagaaagagaatgtaAGTGTAAactcaaaaagtaaaaacagaaggaaagaggaaaataaataaataaataaagaacctCCAAGGTCCGATATATTTCTTGCCATG
This region includes:
- the LOC126708533 gene encoding uncharacterized protein LOC126708533 — its product is MCRAFPMTLKGAARIWFSRLTRNSISTFKELSAQFTAHFIGGHRYKKSTACLMSIKQREEETLRAYISRFNKEVLSIDEADDKILVASFTNGLKKGKFLFFLYKNDLKTMLEVFYKATKYMNTEDALLAREERPKKRERQENTRQDQGRKKARTGDRRDERHPKPLGGRFTSFTPLTAPIDQVLMQIKDEEALTFP